Within Desulfobacter sp., the genomic segment TCTATACCCCGGTGTGCAATTGGGCCTGGGGCGGGGGCTGGATGCATAAAATCGGGGCACTGGATTTTGCCGGGGGCAATGTGGTCCACATTAATGCCGGGGTTTCCGGACTGGTTCTCTCCCTGATCCTGGGAAAACGCCGGGGCTATGGGAAAGAGGCCATGATTCCCTCTTCTGTCACATTCACCGCCCTGGGCGCCGGGCTGCTCTGGTTCGGCTGGTTTGGCTTCAATGCGGGCAGTGAGCTGGCTGCCGACGGGGTGGCCGCATCGGCCTTTATGGTCACCAACACCGCAGCCGCCATCGGGGGACTGGCCTGGCTCTTTGCAGAATGGAAAATTGCCGGTAAACCCACGCTCCTGGGCCTGGCATCAGGTGCCATAGCCGGCCTGGTGGGGATTACCCCGGCCGCCGGGTTCGTCACCCTGGCCGGCGGATTTGCCATCGGCATCATCTCAGGGCTCCTGGGGTATTATGGGGTGGCGGTCCTGAAACAGAAACTGGGGTATGATGACTCCCTTGACGCCTTTGGCATCCACGGGCTCTGTGGCATCTGGGGCGCCGTGGCCACCGGCATTTTTGCCTCCCCCTCGGTAACCGAAGGGGCTGCAGGTCTTTTCTACGGCAACCCCAAACAGGTACTGGTGCAGATTCTCTCCATCATCGGCACCGCAGCCTTCTCCGCCCTGGCCACCTTTATTGTGATCAAGGTAACGGCGGCCCTCACCGGCGGACTCAGGGTAAATCCGGATGACGAACTGGCCGGGCTGGACAATGCCCTGCACGGGGAACGGGCCTTTGAAATAGAATAATAGCCCATCCGCGGATGGGCCGGGGAACCTTCGTTTGTATTAAAAGATGACGCTTATACAACGACTGCCTTTTTTAAGCCCTCCCCGGCCCATCCGTTTTTTTTTGGCCGGTGGAAAATAATCGTTGACAGCCCCGCCGTTTTCCTTTAAAGTCCCAATTCTTGTGAGCCCAGGTAGCTCAGTCGGTAGAGCAGGGGACTGAAAATCCCCGTGTCAGCAGTTCAATTCTGTTCCTGGGCACCACCACGCGTCCCCATCGTCTAGCCTGGTCCAGGACACCGGCCTTTCACGCCGGCGACAGGGGTTCGAATCCCCTTGGGGACGCCATTTTTTTGGAAGCAATTCCGGGCCGTTAACTCAGTTGGTAGAGTATCTGCCTTTTAAGCAGAGAGTCGTTGGTTCGAGCCCAACACGGCCCACCACCCCCACTCCCCTCGATAAGACCACCATTCTCCCATATTCATAATTCATATTTACAGCATACACTGATCCTGCTACTCATTATGCATGGGAAAGCGGATTTTAAATTTTATATATCAACCAGGGAAACGGCATTCATCTGCCGGGCGAACCATCCTTATTATAATGTTGATGGTTGGATCCGCGCTATTACCCAGTTCCGCCCTACCCGGCTCCGGACCACCTGAAAGCCCTGCACCGATTGCCATTGTCACCAACGACTGGACCAGCCAGAATATCCTGTCCCGGATAGCCGGGCGGATCTTTCAATCCATGGGGTACAACATAGCGTATTTCCGGCATACGGATGAGGGGCAGTGGGGGCTCATGCTCAGAGGCCATCTCCATGTTCAGGTGGAAGTCTGGGAAGGGACCAATGCAAAGCTGTTTGCACGGATGCTGAAACAGGGGGGCGTGATTGACGCAGGGACCTATACCGCCATTACCCGGGAAGACTGGTGGTATCCGGATTATGTTGAAGGCCTCTGCCCGGGCCTTCCCGATTGGCGGGCCCTGGAGACCTGTTATCCGGTCTTTGCCACAGACCTTACCCGCCCTTTGGGGCAGTACATTGGGGGGCCCTGGGACCAGCGTGACCGGGCACGGATCAGTGCCCTGGGATTAAAGTTCAAGATGGTAAAGGTCCAAGGGGGCTCAGATTGGAATCAAACCGTGTCCGAGGTGCTGAAAAAACATCAGCCCATTATCTTTTTCAACTGGACTCCCAATTGGGTGGAAGCTGAAGTTCCAGGAAAATTTGTTGAAT encodes:
- a CDS encoding ammonium transporter, producing MMLKKWIILTIMLLVNTMPALAGDGAIDTGDTAWVTMSTALVMMMTPAGLALFYGGLSRYKNLLNTIAMTLTAYCLASVVWVAWGYSLAFGESGCLFIGSLDHLFLSGIGINSVSGTIPTLIFVLFQMTFACISVAIILGSVVDRMKFSAWIVFAVLWVTVVYTPVCNWAWGGGWMHKIGALDFAGGNVVHINAGVSGLVLSLILGKRRGYGKEAMIPSSVTFTALGAGLLWFGWFGFNAGSELAADGVAASAFMVTNTAAAIGGLAWLFAEWKIAGKPTLLGLASGAIAGLVGITPAAGFVTLAGGFAIGIISGLLGYYGVAVLKQKLGYDDSLDAFGIHGLCGIWGAVATGIFASPSVTEGAAGLFYGNPKQVLVQILSIIGTAAFSALATFIVIKVTAALTGGLRVNPDDELAGLDNALHGERAFEIE
- a CDS encoding ABC transporter substrate-binding protein — its product is MVGSALLPSSALPGSGPPESPAPIAIVTNDWTSQNILSRIAGRIFQSMGYNIAYFRHTDEGQWGLMLRGHLHVQVEVWEGTNAKLFARMLKQGGVIDAGTYTAITREDWWYPDYVEGLCPGLPDWRALETCYPVFATDLTRPLGQYIGGPWDQRDRARISALGLKFKMVKVQGGSDWNQTVSEVLKKHQPIIFFNWTPNWVEAEVPGKFVEFPGYEKDCETRPEWGVNPDFLFDCGNPRRGWLKKAAWAGMPEQWPCAFQTLKRMDFGNAEISRLVHEVDIQGISVEKTASRWLDANKKLWQSWIPPRCRTEND